In the genome of Abyssalbus ytuae, the window ATATTCCTTTCACTGGGGTTTTCCGATTCTACCGACTGATATTTTAAAAACACCTGTTTTCTTTCGGCTATACTTTCCAGGAGTATAGCCAAAGCATCATGTATATTATCATTAAAAAGAATATTGGCAGGGCTTACTACAATCTGAGATTCAAGCGTATCTATCCAGTCTTTTTCCCTTCCTCTTAAAACAGACTTTATTTTATACATGGCCGATTCGTAATACAATCCCAGGGACCTGTCGGTAAATTTTTGCATAAGCTTTTCGGCAGCCACAAAACTACCTGCCTCCTCCCGTGTAAACATTACCGGGGGCAGCCGGTAGCCTTCCATAATAGAATAACCTGTACCTGCCTCACTGTATATAGGTACGCCGGCAGACTCAAGCGTGCGGATGTCGCGGTAAACAGTACGGAGGCTTACCTGGAAACGATCGGCAAGATCCCTTGCTTTTACCACCTTTTTAGATTGTAACTGTATAAGTATGGCTACAATTCTGTCAAAACGCTTTATCGTATCAATACTCATAACGGTAGAATATATTTCCCAAAGATAAGACTTCAAATTAAAGATTATATGATGCTTTTTCCTCATAGTACCCCTCCTTTGTTTTAAGGCAAAGTAAAAGCTGCTTAATGACAACCCTTTGTCAGCACATAAATTTATCTGAAGAAATCCCCGGGGTTCTGCCCCAGGGATACTTCGCTTCAAGAAATTTGTTTATTTTTTTTACTGTTGACAAACCGCTGTCACTCCCCCACTTTAATTTTACTTCATATTAAAAAATTAAACATTTAAAAAATTATGGAAACAACAGCTAACAGCAGTACAAAAACGCAGCAGGTAATCAATCCCTCACAGTTACTAGACCACTGGCAGGGCCACCGCAGCTTAACCCGAAGGGTAATAGAGGCTTTTCCTGAAGACAAATTATTTGAATTTTCCATAGGGGGTATGAGGCCCTTTGGAGAAATGACCCTGGAACTTTTGGCCATTGCTGCTCCTGGTATAAAAGAAATTGCTACCGGCAAAACAGTAGAATTTAACGAGAAAATTGACCATGGTAAAAGCAAAGCCAAAATACTGGAGCTTTGGGATGAAGCTACCGGTGAAATTAATACTCATTGGGCCACTGTAAAACCGGAACGTTTTCAGGATAAAATAAAAACCTTCGGGCAATACGAAGGCACGGTACAATCATCTGTATTTTATTTTATTGATAATGAAATTCATCACCGCGGCCAGGGATATGTTTATTTACGTGCACTGGGTATTGAGCCGCCTGCTTTTTGGGAAAGGTAACCTAACGCCTGTAAAACACATCAGAAAACGAACATTTTATAATTTAATAATATACTTATAATTAAGTATTAAGATTTAAACGTGTGAAAAAAGTATTAGTTTTTAAAACTTCGGTAAAGAACAGCAAAGAAGTAAAAAAATTAAAGCCAATACTAAATACCCTTACCAGCAGCAATGGTAAATGGAATTTTGACCTGGAGGATTGTGACAACATCCTCCGGGTTGAAACCCATCATCTCCGCCCCCTTATAATTTCGTCTACCCTGCAGGCAAACGGCTTTTACTGTGAAGAGTTGCTGTAAGTAGTTTACTATTTTGAACAGGGTAAAGAAGTCAGGCCCCCGGGTACTTTATATAGAGTTCTCTCCTGCCCTGCAGATTTTCATTCTTTGTTCTTCTGACTTTGTAATTAGATGGTATTCAGAAAGGCCGGATGACCAGTGACGGATGTTATGTTGATTTGTTTAACTCTTTGTATTTGTATTGATAATGTTGCGGATATTTCCCAATATAGTCAATTTCTTTATTAACTGCTGTTTAAATAAAACAACATTTGTTCCGCAGCAGTCGGAAGTTTTATTTTTAGCTACTTGAAGATATTTAAGCATGCTTTCTGACTTCCCGAAAGCATGCTATTGGACACCCCGAAAGCCTCCTTTCTGACTTTCCGAAAGCAGGCTATTGGACACCCTGAAAGCTTCCTTTCTGACCTCCAGAAAGCATGCTTTCGGATTTTATGATCTTATATTGCTGTAAGGGGTTTATTGAAAGTACCTGTACGTGGGGTATTAACTATTGGTCCTCCTCCGGTATGTTGTGTAGTTACCTGCAGGGTGTATTCGCCGGGGGTAAGGGCGGGGAGCATAACAAAGAGTCGTGCGGGTTTATTGTCGGCTATAGTGATAACTTTGTTTTTGGTACCGTCTTCGGCTATAAGATATACACCATTATCGGGGTGATCGCCTTCTATTTTTAGCAGGCTGCCTGTAATTTCCAGTATGCCGTTGCTGGTAACCTGGTCGTTAACACTGCCGCTTATACTGTCTTTTACTTCTATTATATGCGGAATGGTTTCCGGGGTGGTTATTTTTTCTACCTGTATTTTTGCCAGGGCTTCTTTAAGTACCTTGCCGGTATTGGTATTTATTTTTATGGTATGGCGGCTTTTGTCAAAACCATCGGTGGCTCCTTCAAACACTCCTGATATGGAGAAGTTGGTTTTAAAAAGGTCGGTATTAATAGTTTCGCCATTGGCAGTAATGGCACCTACCACTTCAAAAAAATTGTTGAGTACGGCCAGTATATCAGTACGGGTTACGGTACTGCCTTTGCTAACCATTTGTGCAATAATACTCTCCAGGTCATGGCTTTTTACTCCTTGTGGGCGTGCACTATAATCATCGGGTTGTGGGGTAAGCAAGTTTTCGTTTAATGAATATTTCAGACTCATGATGTTATATTTTAAAATAATTATTAAATCATTTTCTTACGTCGCAATGTAGTAAGTAAGGCTATTAGTAGGTTGTGAGAAGTAATAAATGGTTGGTTTGAAGAAATAAGTGGTTAATTATGAATGGGAAATCCAGGCCAATGTACGGTAACCAATGAACGGATGTTATGTTGATTTGTGTAATCGTGTATTTATGGATGGATTAACTTGTTAATTGGAGTTTGGTGCTTGATGAGTTGGAATTTCACTCTTGTTTCCTGCTGTCTTTTTTATCTTTCTGCTAAACCGGGAGACTTTACAGACCAGGTATTGTATTTTAGTTAAATACTTGTCCTTTTAACTACTCTTTAAATTAAACAATACTTTGTCCCTCAGCAGTACAACTACTGCGGAGAGGGTTGCCCTTTTAAAGGAATTAACCGAGGAGGTTTGCAGGGAAAAAATAAATAGTTTTTTGGAGGAGTAAACAGATGTCCTTGTTCCCCGAAGTCTCCTGACTCCTGGGGAAGAATAACAAAACTATATTGCCCACTTTGTTGTCCATGGTCTTTAAAAAGCGTGCTTGTCATTCTTTTGCAAGCAGGAATGACAATGAATACACAAATC includes:
- a CDS encoding helix-turn-helix transcriptional regulator; this encodes MSIDTIKRFDRIVAILIQLQSKKVVKARDLADRFQVSLRTVYRDIRTLESAGVPIYSEAGTGYSIMEGYRLPPVMFTREEAGSFVAAEKLMQKFTDRSLGLYYESAMYKIKSVLRGREKDWIDTLESQIVVSPANILFNDNIHDALAILLESIAERKQVFLKYQSVESENPSERNIEPVGIFHENNYWYVLGYCHLRSDYRQFRTDRILDIKRTAESFIRQHGTIEEHRPKYENKPKTRIKILVDKKIVRYLGSGRKYYGFVSEKIKNDQVEMTFLTTDAEQGFPRWYLMFADYATIVEPESLKERIVEILEKGRSRLLD
- a CDS encoding DinB family protein; the protein is METTANSSTKTQQVINPSQLLDHWQGHRSLTRRVIEAFPEDKLFEFSIGGMRPFGEMTLELLAIAAPGIKEIATGKTVEFNEKIDHGKSKAKILELWDEATGEINTHWATVKPERFQDKIKTFGQYEGTVQSSVFYFIDNEIHHRGQGYVYLRALGIEPPAFWER
- a CDS encoding DNA-binding domain-containing protein, whose amino-acid sequence is MSLKYSLNENLLTPQPDDYSARPQGVKSHDLESIIAQMVSKGSTVTRTDILAVLNNFFEVVGAITANGETINTDLFKTNFSISGVFEGATDGFDKSRHTIKINTNTGKVLKEALAKIQVEKITTPETIPHIIEVKDSISGSVNDQVTSNGILEITGSLLKIEGDHPDNGVYLIAEDGTKNKVITIADNKPARLFVMLPALTPGEYTLQVTTQHTGGGPIVNTPRTGTFNKPLTAI